The Candidatus Gracilibacteria bacterium genome window below encodes:
- a CDS encoding WecB/TagA/CpsF family glycosyltransferase, whose product MFSHTFFGIDFIKSSYEDCLREIQIRLVEGQKTLIVTPNPEMLYAASQDAELQKILESSDMALPDGVGIFVGYQIRASRLPKWMKYMMLPYWCLRAIMQTEKFRKYYGERITGSKITPDILSYAAQNSIGISIIDPPVTGNSPGDTLKKESQKTMKDILQKKYPGLMCDIILADSGGKGDYWPIVLTTHGNGTQEKIVTQILAENSEVLLGIGVGSSIDLLTGFRIPAPIFFRRFGGEWLYRLYKNPRKHIKRIGNVWQFLKICLGEN is encoded by the coding sequence ATGTTTTCCCATACCTTTTTTGGCATCGATTTTATCAAAAGCTCCTACGAGGATTGTCTACGAGAGATTCAAATACGCCTAGTGGAAGGACAAAAAACACTGATAGTGACCCCAAATCCTGAAATGCTCTATGCGGCATCGCAAGATGCAGAGCTCCAGAAAATACTGGAGTCAAGCGATATGGCTCTACCCGATGGAGTAGGGATTTTTGTCGGATATCAGATAAGAGCATCACGACTTCCGAAATGGATGAAATATATGATGCTCCCCTATTGGTGCTTGCGTGCTATTATGCAGACAGAAAAATTTCGAAAATACTACGGAGAGCGCATCACAGGATCAAAAATCACACCAGATATTCTCTCCTATGCCGCTCAAAATAGTATTTGAATAAGTATTATCGATCCTCCCGTGACTGGGAACAGTCCGTGAGATACACTCAAAAAAGAATCACAAAAAACGATGAAAGATATTCTCCAAAAAAAATATCCATGACTGATGTGTGATATTATCCTCGCAGACAGTGGTGGGAAAGGTGATTATTGGCCCATAGTGCTCACGACACACGGCAATGGAACACAAGAAAAAATCGTAACGCAAATTCTCGCAGAAAATTCTGAGGTTCTCCTCGGTATAGGAGTTGGGAGCTCTATTGATCTTTTAACAGGATTTCGAATACCAGCACCGATATTCTTTCGCCGTTTTGGTGGCGAGTGGCTCTATCGGCTGTATAAAAACCCGAGAAAACATATAAAGAGAATAGGAAATGTGTGGCAATTTCTAAAAATATGTTTAGGAGAAAATTAA
- a CDS encoding exonuclease domain-containing protein — translation MYLFLDTETHSTTDPILIQLAYKPSDRFEYFSALYSTGGVAMDFSAMAVHHITEGEIADKPLFRDSSDAGNLQKLLKTYTLVAHNATYDIDVLVRQGIEISSSICTLRLARYLYPEIEQHKLQYLRYYLGIEFAEKPQTHDALGDVLVLEKVFYKLHETLKAQNPEKNEEELQSLMIDISSRPSVLYMCKFGKHKGTLWSEVPRDYLDWVVNKSDFTDEDVLYTARYYLEKS, via the coding sequence ATGTATCTTTTTCTCGATACCGAAACGCATAGCACCACGGATCCTATCCTGATACAGCTCGCCTATAAGCCATCAGATAGATTTGAATACTTCTCAGCCCTGTATAGTACTGGGGGTGTGGCTATGGATTTCTCAGCCATGGCAGTGCATCATATCACAGAATGAGAGATAGCTGATAAACCGCTTTTTCGTGATTCTTCCGATGCGTGAAATCTCCAGAAACTCCTCAAAACCTATACACTGGTCGCTCACAATGCCACGTATGATATCGACGTATTGGTCCGTCAAGGCATCGAAATCAGCTCTTCTATTTGCACGCTTCGTCTGGCTCGTTATCTCTATCCAGAAATAGAGCAACATAAGCTCCAATACCTGCGATACTATCTCGGTATCGAGTTTGCGGAAAAACCACAAACGCATGATGCCCTTGGTGATGTCCTCGTTCTCGAAAAAGTATTTTATAAACTTCACGAAACTCTCAAAGCTCAGAATCCAGAGAAAAATGAGGAAGAATTACAGTCACTCATGATCGACATCTCGTCACGTCCATCAGTGCTCTATATGTGTAAATTTGGCAAACATAAAGGCACTCTGTGGAGCGAAGTCCCACGAGATTATCTGGACTGGGTAGTCAATAAATCCGATTTTACGGATGAAGATGTACTGTATACAGCGAGATATTATCTCGAAAAATCTTAG